From Magnetococcales bacterium:
TCCTTTGACATTTATCTTTAATCTTATATATCGTGTCTATTATGTAACTATTCAGATATGCGGGGGTTCGGGGGGATTATCTCCCCGAATGGGTCCGGGGCAGCGTCCTGGGACTTTTCCTTTTGCTGTTGACTTCGTCATATCGCGCTGCGCGGGATCCTGCATAGTTACTATATTTTAAGCATATCCGAGTAAAATATTCCGTCAGGCAACTTTGGTCGTATCCCTCCGTCCCATGCCTTCCGCGAGCAACGATACCACCAGTGTATTGAGACTGACTCCCTCCATTTTTGCTTTAGCGGAAAGATTGGCGTGCAGTGTTTTAGGGATTCTGGCAACGAAGCGACCGGAGTAGGCGCCTCCCGAGCCAGGAGGGGGAACCGGAAAACCGGTGTCTTCCAAGGCCAGAATGGCACACTTCAACGCATCCATGCCGTTGGCGATGGCCTCGGCAATGGTTGCGCCATCCGAGAAGCATTCGTTGAAATCGGGGAAGGTGATCAGATACCCGGTGCCTTCCTCCGGGGTCATGGGTCTGATTTCGAACGGGTAATCGTCGAGGACGGGCATGGATCATCTCCCCTTCACCAACTGGACAAATTTTTTGATGTAAACCGGGTTGATGGGGCGATGGGCGGGAACCACAAGGATCTGCCCGTCTTTGCGAACAAACGTGCAATGGCTGGTCCCCATCTGCCGCCAAACGATGCCATGACGTTGTGCCACTGTCTGTAACTGGTCCAGTTTCCAGTCCAGGGGATGCTGTGTCATGGCTTCAAGGAGTTTGGTGGCCGTGTTCATGGGTTGATGGTATCGTATTTGATATTACACATCAAGCAGGATGGCGCACGTCGGGTTTCGGAGTTGCGCCAGGGGTGGTTGAACCGATCAAGCCGGGAAACCCGGTTGACTTGTCGGAAACTTCGCGACATTGTGGGATCGAAAGGCAAAAGCAGGCTGCGAACCCGGAGGATGACCGCCATGGATCGTGAGGAGATCCTTCATCTGCTGACTCAACACAAAGGGCAATTGCATCGGGAATTCGGTGTCGTTCGTCTGGCCCTTTTCGGTTCCCGAGCCCGAAATGCTGCCCATGAGCGGAGTGATGTGGATATCCTGGTTACTTTCGATGGCCCGGCCACGTCGGCTCGCTATTTTGGGGTGCAGTTTTTCCTGGAAGACCATATAGGCTGCCCCGTCGATCTGGTAACGGAGAAAGCCTTGCGCCCGGAGTTGCGTCCGTTCGTCGAACTTGAAGCCATTTCCATCTGAACTGCCACTCTTCAATCTTGACTTCTTTCCTGCTGCCTTGCAGGCTTGAGGGTGGTGTCTGTCGCACTCCTCCCACCCGGACACGACCCGCATGCTTCTCGGAGAACTCTCCGCCACCGATGTGCGCCGCCGCTTGCGGGACCAGGGTCTGCGCTGGGCTATCGGTCCCTTCGTTGTGCAGTTGACCAGCGATGTGCCCGCGTTGGAGCAGCCCTTGCGCCTGCTCTACGCCCACCATTCCCTGGCCGAGGAGGGGTGGGAGCGGTTGAGCGACTGCACCATCCATCTGGCCGGCAGTCGCGGCTGGCGACGCTGGTTGCGGCCCCAGGTCCACTTCCGCGTCAGCGGACCCTCTCCCTTCGCTCCCTTTCCACGGGATCACGCCCTGCCGCACTTCGAATGGGGGCTCAACTTCATGCTGGCCTCCCGCTCCCAACAGTATCTCTTGTTGCACGCGGCGGTGCTGGCGCGGGGGGATCGGGCGCTGATCCTGCCGGGGCTGCCCGGCTCGGGCAAGAGCACCCTGGCCGCCGCCCTGGCCTGGCGGGGTTTTCGCCTCTTTTCCGACGAATTCGGCATCCTGCGCCCCGACACCCTCGACCTGTTGGCCGCGCCGCGCCCGGTGGCCCTGAAAAACGACTCCATCGACATTCTGCGCCGCTTCGAACCTCGGGCCGTGCTGGGCCCCTCCTTCGCCAAAACCCGCAAAGGCACCGTGGCCCACATGGCCCCTCCCGTCGACAGCGTGCGACAGGCCCACCTGCCCGCAAGGGCGACCTGGATCGTGGTGCCCCGTTTCCAGGCGGGGGCCGCGACCCAACTGGAGGAGCTGCCCCCCGATCAGGGCTTCCTGCGCCTGGCCGGTAACGCCTTCAACTACGAACTGCAGGGCGAACGGGGTTTCCGCACCGTCATGGGATTGGTGCGCCACTGCCCCTTTTTCGAACTGACCTTCGGCAACCCGGAAGCGGCGGTGGCCCGTCTTCTTGAACTGAGCGGAGAAACGCCGTGACCTCCGGTCGCCTGCTGGCCTGGTTGCTGATGCACCCCGATCAGGCCGAAACCCTGACTCCGGATCAGTGGCGTCCGCTTCTGGAAGCCGCCTACCGGGGACGTCTGCAGGGAGTGCTGGCCGCGCACCTGCGCCGGGCGGGGGTGATCGGGCGTCTGCCCGAGCGGCTGCGGGATCTTCTGGAAGGGGCGGCCGTTCAGGGTGTGGCCCACGAGCGCGGTTTGCGCTGGGAGGTCAACCGTCTGCGACGGGCGCTGCTGGGCACGGGGGTGGCGCCGGTGCTGTTGAAAGGGGGAGCCTTCACCCTGGCCGGCCTGCCCTGGGCCGAAGGCCGCCTTTCGGTGGATCTCGACATCCTGGTGGCGGAGTCGCACCTGGAGCGGGTCGAGGCGGCATTGCTGCGCCACGGCTGGGAGACCACCCACACGGATCCTTACGATCAGCGCTACTACCGGCAGTGGATGCACGAACTGCCTCCGCTGAGCAACCGGCAACGCGGCAGCGAACTCGACGTACACCACAACCTCCTGCCCCGTAGCGGACGGGTGACGCCGGATGCCTCCCTCCTTCTGGATGAGGTGGTTCCTCTGACGGGAGAAGGCGAGGGCTTTGGTCGCCTGCAAGATACGGATATGATGTTGCATGGGGTCGTGCATCTCTTTCAGGACGGGGACGGAGACGACAAACTGCGGGAGCTGATCGATCTGGCCGGCATGGTGCGCCATTTCGGCGGGAATCCCCACTTCTGGACGGAGCTGCTGCGACGCAGCGGCCAATTGGGTCTGGGGCGTCCCCTTCATTATGCCCTGAACGCCCTGGGCCTGCTGGAGGTGGACGTACCGCTCCCGGTGCGGCAAGCGGTGTCCGCCTGGGCCCCGCCCGCACCGATCGACCGGTTGATGCGGCGCTTGTGGGCGGCGGTTCTCTTTCCCGATGCCCCACGGGAGCGACCCTGGTGGCGGGAAGTGGCGCTGCTGATTCTTTACGGACGCTCCCACTGGCTGCGCATGCCGCCGGGGTTGCTGACGCTTCATCTGGCGCGCAAAGCCTGGCGCCGCTTGCGAAAGAAAAACCATGTGCGGACTGGCGGGACTCTTCGATACTTCGGCTGAGGCGCGTCCTCCCGATCGTCGGGTGCTGGAGGCGATGACGGGTTCGTTACGCCATCGGGGGCCCGATCAGGAGGGATTCCACACCGAGGCAGGTGTTGGTCTGGGACACCGCCGTCTGGCCATCATCGACCTGGGGGGCGGGGTGCAGCCCCTTTACAACGAGGATGGCGCGGTGGTGGTGGTCTTCAACGGGGAGATCTACAACTTCCAGGAGCTGATGACCACCCTGACCGCTCTGGGCCACCACTTTCGCACCCGCTCCGACACCGAAGTGATCGTGCATGCCTGGGAAAGCTGGGGGGAAAGCTGCGTCGAACGCTTTCGGGGCATGTTCGCCCTGGCGTTGTGGGATCGGCGGCAACAAAAGTTCTTTCTGGCCCGGGATCCCCTGGGCATCAAACCCCTGCACTATGCCCTGCTGCCGAACGGCTGGCTGATCTTCGCCTCCGAGCTCAAGGGGTTGACCCTTCACAAGGCTTTCTCGGGCCTTCTCGATCCTCGCGCCCTGTCGGCCTATCTGACCCTGGGTTACGTCCCCGATCCGTTGACCATCTACGCCGCCGCTCACAAACTGCCGCCAGCCCATCGTCTCGTCGTCACCCCCGGAGGGGGGGTGCCGTCGCCGTCCTGCTACTGGGAGGCCCCCGTGCCGGGAGATATGACGCCGCCCGCCGGTTTCGCCGAGGCGCTGGAGGCGCTGCGGCAGCGACTGCAGGAGGTGGTGCGCAGCCATCAGGTGTCGGATGTGCCGCTGGGCTGTTTTCTGTCGGGAGGTGTCGATTCCAGCGCCGTGACCGCTTTGATGGCCCGGGACCGCGCCGAGCCGGTCCAGGCCTGTACCATGGCCTTCGCCGACGCCCGCTTCGACGAACGGGATCACGCCGCCCGGGTGGCACGCCATTGCGGCGTCATTCACCATGTGGAGGAGGTGACCCCGGCGCATCTGCCCCAGGCGGAGTTGCTGACCGGTCTCTTCGACGAGCCTTTCGCCGATGCCTCCGCGTTGCCGACCTGGCGGGTCTGCGCCCTGGCGCGCAAACACGTCAAGGTGGTGCTTTCCGGGGACGGGGGCGACGAAACCCTGGGCGGTTACGACCGCTACCGCCAGTTTCTGCGGGAAGACGGGCTGCGACGGCATCTGCCGGGAAGCCGTCCCCTGTTCCGGCTGCTGGGCGCCTGGTACCCCCGCCTGGACGGCGCCCCGCGCCCCTTGCGCCTGCAGGCGGCGCTGCAATCCCTGGGAGAGGATTTTCCGGGCGGTTACCTGCGCGGCATGTCGCTGTTGCCGCCAACCCTGCTTCAGACCCTGCAGACACCTGCCCTGGCCCGGTCCCTGCAGGGTTTTGCCGTGCGGGATCTGCTCTCTCCGCACGACCGCCCCGGAGAGGAGCCCCTGCACCGCCTGCAGCACCTCGATCTCAAGACCTTTCTGGCGGGGAGGGTGCTGGTCAAGGTGGATCGCGCCAGCATGGCCCACGGTTTGGAAGTGCGGGTTCCCTTTCTGGATCACGCCTTCGTCTCCTGGGGCCTGGCGCTGCCCGCACGCTGGAAAATCCACGGGGGTTCCGGCAAATGGTTGCTGAAAAAACTCCTGGAGGAGCTGGTTCCGCCGGAGGTGGTGCATCGCCCCAAGAAGGGTTTCAATATCCCGCTGCGGGATTGGCTGAGGGGCCCTTTGCAGGAGAGGGTGCGGCGCGCATGGCAGAGCGAGGCGGTGCGGCAGACGGGGTGGGTGGAGCCCGGAGCGGTCTTGCGACTGCTGGATCGGCATGTGGCCGCAAAAGGCGACTACTCGGCCTCCTTGTGGGCGCTGTGGATGCTGGCCCTCTTTCTGGAGCGGCAGGTCAGCGAAGGATGACCGGAGGCTTCCAGGATACTTTGTCTTTTGCCGACAATACGTCTATCTTGAAGGGATGAAAGCGACCCCAACGGGCAGGTCGACAGGAAACCGGCGGATGAAGGAGGCTCCTTCGTTCGAGCCAGGGATGCATCCGGGTTCCAGGCAAGGGAGATGCCAAGGGCCTTCAACTCCTTTTACCGGTGATTGAGTACCGATTTGATGCTCTTTTTTACCCCTGAGCGTTTCACGCACTCCCTGCCCCGGTTCGGGATCGGCTTGGTGATCCTGGCGCTTTTGCCATGGCTCTTTTCGGGAGCGGTGTCGGCGGAAACCGCGCGTGATCATGCGGACGCCCCGTCCAGGAACGATCAGAACGACCGTTCCCGCTGGACCTGGTACGGTGACCAATACCGGCGCCAGTCCCCCCAGGAGAGTTATCGCCGTCCGGAAAACGGCAATCGGCGCGACCATCGTTTCCGTGACTACTACGACGATCGCAACTCCCGCCCCTGGGGGGAGGTGCCTGCCGATTTCGACAACCGTTCCTCCGACTATCGCGATTCCTACTCCCCCTATCGGGAAAATCCGCCCCCTTCCCGCTATTCCGACTATCCGCGCCGGGAGAACGGGCAGCCTCCACGCTATTCCGATTATCCCGCCCGCGAGGGGTGGCCCTCCGAACCCCGATACGAGGATCCCTCCTATCGGCCACCCTACGGCAGTTACCCTTCCCATCCGGACGATTACGGTCGAACCCCCTATTACGGAACATCCCAGCCGGGCTACCCCTCCGCTCGGGAGCCGCGCTACGACGTACCCTATCCCTATCGGGATTCCAGGGGCTGGGATCCGGGATACGGGTATCCGAGCCAGTCCCCGTGGCAGATGCCCAACATGGAACGACAAGGCTACGACGACTGGTGGCATCCCGGCGACCGTGCATCACCCCCATGATCTCGTTCGGAAACGGTCGGGTCAAACGGTGGGCCTTGGCCCTCGGGGGCATGATCTTCTGCCACTCCCTGACTGCAACGGGGGAAGGGGTGATTCCGCTTGAGTTCGCTGCCAAGGTGGTTCGCACCCACAGCAAGGAGCCGGAAAAGAATTCGGTTGGCCATATGTATGTGGGCAGCCAGGCCATTCGCACCGAAGGAACCCGCGGCCGTCAACCGGTGATGCTGATCTATCACAAGGCCAAAAATGAGGCCTGGATGGTTCTTCCGGACGAAAAGACCTATATGCGGTTTCCGGAGACCCAGGTCGCCCGTCCGCCCCTGCCGGATGATCCACAGAGTCCCTGCCAGACGGTGAAGGAGCTGCGGTGTCGGGTTCAGGGCACGACCTCCCTGCGGGGGCGCGCCACCACCATCTGGGAAATTTCCCTGCAAAAGAACAATCAGTGGCTGCTCTACGGGCGGCTGTGGACCGATTCACGACTGGGAGTGGCCATTCGGGAAGAGTACAGCGACGGCATGACCCTGGAGCTGGTCGACATCCAGGAGGGTGTTCAGGCGCCGTCGCTATTCGAAATACCGGTCGGATTCAAGGAGACCGTCATTCCTTCTCCCCCCGAAAAAGCGGCCTCTGGCGGAAATTCGCCCTGAAGGTTGCGATTATTGGATCTTTCCGCCTGCAAGATGGTCTATGCTGCCATGAAGTGCCTGACGGACTCTCCGTTCGGCGACCACTGCCAAACATTTTACATTGTTTTTTTCCTGCCGATCATGATATCACCAGCCAATGGTGAGGTTTTTCCCCGGTGTTCGTGACGAGACGGAGAGGCGTTCCGGGATCGGGGTTGGAAGGGGAGTCGGAGCATGGCGCTCCATGACCATCCTGGTTCTGTTACGGTGGCGCTTTTGTATGGCGTTGGTGCGAAGCAGGGGGAAGAAAGTGTCGTATAGCCGTCCTGGGTCTGGTTTGGTCCTCGTTCCCATGATGGTTGCCCTGGTTGCCGGTGGGGCGCTGGCCGGACCGGCCATGCCTCTCGGCATGCCCGGTTCAAGCATGGCCGGCATGGGTGGATTTTCGGAAATGCCCCAGCAGATGCTGAGCAACGAGGCCTCTTCGAAGGAAGAGGTTCTGGGGAAGCGTTTCGGGCGTTTCATGGAATCCTTCATGGAGGAGGTGGACAATCGGGGGAACGCCGCGCCCCGCTCGGCGAGGCCTGCGAGGCCCCCCGGAGGTGGTTACGAGGGCTATTACGAGGCGCCGCCGGACCGTTACGATCCGCGCTATCAGGGGGAGCGCAGGCGACCGGAACGCCCCCTGGACGACGCATACCAGTCCGACCGGGGAGTCTCGGAGCGTTCGCGGCAGCGCTATCCCAAGGAGGAGTTGCGCTACGATCCCTGGGGAGGACACCAGGGATTATCCCCCCTGATGGGATACGATCCCTGGGGAGCGGTTGCACCGGAGCTGGGTTTGGGTAATCATTGGCCGGGCGGCTACGGTTACGGCTCTCCCTACGGCGGGAGCTGGGGCTATCCGGGCGGGGGCTATACGGGGGTCGATCCGGTTCCGGGCTGGCGTCCCTGGGGTAACAACGGCTGGGGGCCCGGTTCCTGGGGTTGGGGGTATTGAGTGGTAACGATCGCGGGAGGAGCGTTGGCTTCCCCGCTTTTGGATAGGCCCGTCTTATTCATGAATTTCGTCGCGAAACCGGCCATGGCGCGTCAGGACAAGGCGCGCGACGCCTCGACGACCGGAACCGTAGCCGTTCCACGGAGAGGATCGTCGAGCGGGCGTAGCGCCGTCATGGCGCGGATCCGGTCCGGTTGCAGCGGAAATTCATGAATAAGACGGGATAAGTGGATTCGGGCGCGAGCTCGTGACAGGAGACTTTTCCAGGACGGAACGGTCATCCCGGCGGGCAGGCGCAGGACCGGTTCGCCCTGCATGGCACTGCAGAGCGGTTTTCCGAATTCCCACGCGCGACCTTGGGTCATGGAGCGTGACAAACCGGCATTCCTTTACCGTTGGCATAGTGATGCCGACTCTGCAACCAAGGAGATTCCTTCATGAAGAAAACTGCAACCGTCCTGGCGTTTGCCGCTCTGTTGGGCGCGGCTTCCCTGCTCTCCTCCGGCTCGGCGGACGCCTGGGGCTGGGGTCCCGGTAACTGGGGTGGACCCGGATACAACAACTGGGGCAACAACTGGGGCAACAACGGCTATGGCAACGGCAATGGCCGCGCCTCCGGCAACTTCGGCTTCAATATGGGTGGTGATGTGGCCGGCGCCGGCAACAACGGCTGGAACAATCTTTGGAACAACGGCTGGAACAACGGCTACTATCCCGGTGGTTGGGGCGGTCCCGGTGGTTGGGGCGGTCCCGGTTGGGGCGGTCCCGGTTGGGGCTGGTAGGTTTTAGAAGGGTTTCGCCGCTGGTCTGATTGCCGTGGGGGTTCGCACCACATGTTTTCGTGTGCTGCGGGTTCGGAAGCGTCGGGTCGGAGCGACACCTTTGCGTAGGGTCGGGGAGGCGAAATGCCTCTCCGGCCCTTGCCTTTGGCCAGTCTGGACACAAGGAGCAGTACTGCGATGAAAAAGACGTTTGGTATGTTGGCGCTGGCCGCCCTGTTGGGTGGTGCGGCGATGATGGTTTCCCAGGAAGCCTCCGCCTGGGGTTGGGGTCCCGGTAACTGGGGTGGACCCGGATACAACAACTGGGGCAACAACTGGGGCAACAACGGCTACGGCACCGGTAACGGTCGTGCCAACGGTAATTTCGGTTTCAACATGGGTGGCGATTTCGATGGCAGCGCCGCCAATGACTGGAATGGCTACAACGGCTGGCGCAACAACGGCTGGGGCGGTTATCCCGGTGGTTGGGGCTATCCCGGTTACGGCTACGGTCCCTACGGCGGACCCGGCTGGGGCGGACCCGGTTGGGGCGGACCCGGTTGGGGCGGTCCTTACGGCGGCCCGGCTGGCCCTTGGGGAGCCCCCGGCGCAGCC
This genomic window contains:
- a CDS encoding toxin-antitoxin system HicB family antitoxin, whose amino-acid sequence is MPVLDDYPFEIRPMTPEEGTGYLITFPDFNECFSDGATIAEAIANGMDALKCAILALEDTGFPVPPPGSGGAYSGRFVARIPKTLHANLSAKAKMEGVSLNTLVVSLLAEGMGRRDTTKVA
- a CDS encoding nucleotidyltransferase family protein, yielding MDREEILHLLTQHKGQLHREFGVVRLALFGSRARNAAHERSDVDILVTFDGPATSARYFGVQFFLEDHIGCPVDLVTEKALRPELRPFVELEAISI
- a CDS encoding HprK-related kinase A → MLLGELSATDVRRRLRDQGLRWAIGPFVVQLTSDVPALEQPLRLLYAHHSLAEEGWERLSDCTIHLAGSRGWRRWLRPQVHFRVSGPSPFAPFPRDHALPHFEWGLNFMLASRSQQYLLLHAAVLARGDRALILPGLPGSGKSTLAAALAWRGFRLFSDEFGILRPDTLDLLAAPRPVALKNDSIDILRRFEPRAVLGPSFAKTRKGTVAHMAPPVDSVRQAHLPARATWIVVPRFQAGAATQLEELPPDQGFLRLAGNAFNYELQGERGFRTVMGLVRHCPFFELTFGNPEAAVARLLELSGETP
- a CDS encoding nucleotidyltransferase family protein — its product is MTSGRLLAWLLMHPDQAETLTPDQWRPLLEAAYRGRLQGVLAAHLRRAGVIGRLPERLRDLLEGAAVQGVAHERGLRWEVNRLRRALLGTGVAPVLLKGGAFTLAGLPWAEGRLSVDLDILVAESHLERVEAALLRHGWETTHTDPYDQRYYRQWMHELPPLSNRQRGSELDVHHNLLPRSGRVTPDASLLLDEVVPLTGEGEGFGRLQDTDMMLHGVVHLFQDGDGDDKLRELIDLAGMVRHFGGNPHFWTELLRRSGQLGLGRPLHYALNALGLLEVDVPLPVRQAVSAWAPPAPIDRLMRRLWAAVLFPDAPRERPWWREVALLILYGRSHWLRMPPGLLTLHLARKAWRRLRKKNHVRTGGTLRYFG
- a CDS encoding amidotransferase 1, exosortase A system-associated, producing the protein MCGLAGLFDTSAEARPPDRRVLEAMTGSLRHRGPDQEGFHTEAGVGLGHRRLAIIDLGGGVQPLYNEDGAVVVVFNGEIYNFQELMTTLTALGHHFRTRSDTEVIVHAWESWGESCVERFRGMFALALWDRRQQKFFLARDPLGIKPLHYALLPNGWLIFASELKGLTLHKAFSGLLDPRALSAYLTLGYVPDPLTIYAAAHKLPPAHRLVVTPGGGVPSPSCYWEAPVPGDMTPPAGFAEALEALRQRLQEVVRSHQVSDVPLGCFLSGGVDSSAVTALMARDRAEPVQACTMAFADARFDERDHAARVARHCGVIHHVEEVTPAHLPQAELLTGLFDEPFADASALPTWRVCALARKHVKVVLSGDGGDETLGGYDRYRQFLREDGLRRHLPGSRPLFRLLGAWYPRLDGAPRPLRLQAALQSLGEDFPGGYLRGMSLLPPTLLQTLQTPALARSLQGFAVRDLLSPHDRPGEEPLHRLQHLDLKTFLAGRVLVKVDRASMAHGLEVRVPFLDHAFVSWGLALPARWKIHGGSGKWLLKKLLEELVPPEVVHRPKKGFNIPLRDWLRGPLQERVRRAWQSEAVRQTGWVEPGAVLRLLDRHVAAKGDYSASLWALWMLALFLERQVSEG